The Oncorhynchus tshawytscha isolate Ot180627B unplaced genomic scaffold, Otsh_v2.0 Un_contig_1655_pilon_pilon, whole genome shotgun sequence DNA window CCTTTAGACAATAACAAGAAGGTTCATGTCTAGTATTTGTATCGTCATACCGTACTAGTTCGTCAGCGCAGGTAGCAGCCACGGCCTCTTCAGCTTGTCTCTCGTAGTATTTACACAACACCGTGTCCGGCAAAACCTTTTCCAACTCGCACACCGGGAAGGAACAGGGACAGCCTGCTTCCATACAGCTGagagaggactggaacacagagacACCCTGTTAACACCTAAACCACACAGCTGagagaggactggaacacagagacACCCTGTTAACACCTAAACCACACAGCTGagagaggactggaacacagagacACCCTGTTAACACCTAAACCACACAGCTGagagaggactggaacacagagacACCCTGTTAACACCTAAACCACACAGCTGagagaggactggaacacagagacACCCTGTTAACAcctaaaccacacagctgaacacagaggactggaacacagagacACCCTGTTAACACCTAAACCACACAGCTTAACACCTAAACCACACAGCTGagagaggactggaacacagagacaccctgagagaggactggaacacagagacACCCTGTTAACACCTAAACCACACAGCTGagagaggactggaacacagagacACCCTGTTAACACCTAAACCACACAGCTGagagaggactggaacacagagacACCCTGTTAACACCTAAACCACACAGCTGagagaggactggaacacagaaacACCCTGAGAGAGGACTGACAGGAACACCAGTTAACACCTAAACCACACCTGAGAGAGGACTGGAACACACCTAAACCACACAGCTGAGAGAGGACTGGAAAACAGAGACACCCTGTTAACACCTAAACCACACAGCTGagagaggactggaacacagagacACCCTGTTAGCACCTAAACCACACAGCTGagagaggactggaacacagaaacACCCTGTTAACACCTAAACCACACAGCTGagagaggactggaacacagagacACCCTGTTAACCACACAGCGTACCCACCCCCACATACCTGTCCCGACCCGAACACGGCCTCCTCGGCATATTTAACCAGACATTCTTTACAGAAGAGATGTCCATCAGAACACTGGGTCATCTTCTCGAAGGCAAAGTCCCCACAGCAACACCCACACTctatcagctgtccgtcctgcagagagagagagagagagagagagatgttcactACACAACCCAACACCCACActatcagctgtccgtcctgcagagagagagagagagagagatgttcactACACAACCCAACACCCAggtagtgagaggtagagagagagagagggagagagagagagaggaagtgagaggtagagagagaggaagtgagaggtagagagaggaagtgagaagttgagagagagaggaagtgagaggtagagagagaggaagtgaaaggtaagagagagaggaagtgaaagagacagagagaggaagtggtGTTTGGGTAGATGTACCTTCTCATACTCCTCCTCATTAACCTGCAGAGCCAGCAGGAAGTCTTCAtgctgcacagagagagaacatcatgATCATCAGTTAAATAACAGACCCCTGAGATATATAACAGAccctcatcagttatataacagacccctcatcagttatataacagacccctcatcagttatataacagacccctgagatatataacagacccctcatcagttatataacagacccctgagatatataacagacccctcatcagttatttaacagacccctcatcagttatataacagacccctcatcagttatataacagacccctcatcagttatagaacagacccctcatcagttatataacagacccctcatcagttatataacagacccctcatcagttatataacagacccctcatcagatatataacagaccctcatcagttatataacagacccctcatcagaTATATAACAGACCCCCATCAGTTATATCAGatatataacagacccctcatcagttatatcagacccctcatcagttatataacagacccctcatcagttatataacagacccctcatcagttatataacagacccctcatcagttatataacagacccctcatcagttatataacagacccctcatcagttatataacagacccctcatcagttatataacagaccccctcagttatataacagacccctatataacagacccctcatcagttatataacagacccctcatcagttatataacagacccctcatcagttatataacagacccctcatcagatatataacagacccctcatcagttatataacagacccTCATCAGTTAtcagacccctcatcagttatataacagacccctcatcagttatataacagacccctcatcagttatataacagacccctcatcagttatataacagacccctcatcagttatataacagacccctcatcagatatataacagacccctcatcagttatatcagttataacagacccctcatcagttatataacagacccctccagttatataacagacccctcatcagttatataacagacccctcatcagttatataacagacccctcatcagttatataacagacccctcatcagttatataacagacccctcatcagatatataacagacccctcatcagatatataacagacccctcatcagttatataacagacccctcatcagttatataacagacccctcatcagttatataacagacccctcatcagttatataacagagaccctcatcagttatataacagacccctcatcagttatataacagacccctcatcagttatataacagaccctctcatcagttatataacagacccctcatcagttatataacagacccctcatcagttatataacagacccctcatcagttatataacagacccctcatcagttatataacagacccctcatcagttatataacagacccctcatcagttatataacagacccctcatcagttatataacagacccctcatcagttatataacagacccctcatcagttatataacagacccctcatcagttatataacagacccctcatcagttatataacagacccctcatcagttatataacagacccctcatcagttatataacagacccctcatcagttatataacagacccctcatcagttatataacagacccctcatcagatatataacagacccctcatcagatatataacagaccccctcatcagttatataacagacccctcatcagttatagaacagacccctcatcagttatataacccctcatcagttatataacagacccctcatcagttatataacagacccctcatcagttatataacagacccctcatcagttatataacagagaccctcatcagttatataacagacccctcatcagttatataacagacccctcatcagttatataacagacccctcatcagttatataacagacccctcatcagttatataacagacccctcatcagttatataacagacccctcatcagttatataacagacccctcatcagaGACCCCTCatatataacagacccctcatcagttatataacagacccctcatcagttatataacagacccctcatcagttatataacagacccctcatcagttatataacagacccctcatcagtatatataacagacccctcatcagttatataacagacccctcatcagttatataacagacccctcatcagatatataacagacccctcatcagttatataacagacccctcatcagttatagacagacccctcatcagttatataacagacccctcatcagttatataacagacccctcatcagttatataacagacccctcatcagttatataacagacccctcatcagttatataacagacccctcatcatAACAGACCCCTCatatataacagacccctcatcagttatataacagacccctcatcagttatataacagacccctcatcagttatataacagacccctcatcagttatataacagacccctcatcagatatataacagacccctcatcagttatataacagacccctcatcagatatataacagacccctcatcagttatataacagacccctcatcagttatataacagacccctcatcagttatataacagacccctcatcagttatataacagacccctcatcagttatataacagacccctcatcagttatataacagacccctcatcagttatataacagacccctcatcagttatataacagacccctcatcagttatataacagacccctcatcagttatataacagacccctcatcagttatataacagacccctcatcagatatataacagacccctcatcagttatataacagacccctcatcagttatataacagacccctcatcagttatataacagatcccagacccctcatcagttatataacagacccctcatcagttatataacagacccctcatcagttatataacagacAGTTATATAacccctcatcagttatatagacccctcatcagttatataacagacccctcatcagttatatataacagacccctcatcagacagacccctcatcagttatataacagacccctcatcagttatataacagacccctcatcagttatataacagacccctcatcagttatataacagacccctcatcagttatataacagacccctcatcagttatattacccctcatcagttatataacagacccctcatcagttatataacagacccctcatcagttatataacagacccctcatcagatatataacagacccctcatcagttatataacccctcatcagttatatagacagacccctcatcagttatataacagacccctcatcagttatataacaACAGAccctcatcagttatataacagacccctcatcagttatataacagacccctcatcagttatttaacagacccctcatcagttatataacagacccctcatcagatatataacagacccctcatcagttatataacagacccAGACCCCTCATCAGATATATAacagtgagagtgagtgtgtgtgttcagtgagagtgagtgtgtgtgttcagtgagaGTAACCCCTCTGCAGCGAGGGGtccagagagagtgtgtgtgtgtgtgtgtgtgtacctcagcATGCTCCTTGGCTTTCTGCTGATAGAAGCTGATCTCCCTCTGCAGCGAGGGGTCCAGAGCCGCTCCGTACGTCCTGCAGCCGCGACGGTTCTTCTCCAGGAAGTACATCCTCCTCTCCAACTTCACCGAacctgaaggaaggagagagatacagggttaggGGTCAACTGGAcctgatagagagagatacaaggTTCACTGGAcctgatagagagagatacagggtcaACTGGAcctgatagagagagatacagggttaggGGTCAACTGGAcctgatagagagagatacagggttaggGGTGAACTGGAcctgatagagagagatacagggttaggGGTCAACTGGAcctgatagagagagatacagggttaggGGTGAACTGGAcctgatagagagagatacagggttaggggttaactggacctgatagagagagatacagggttaggGATCAACTGGACCTGatagagacagatacagggtTAGGGGTCAACTGGACCTgatcagagagagatacagggttaaCAGGGGTCAACTGGACCTGATAAGAGAGAGATATCAGGGTTAACAGGGTCAACTGGACCTGATATAAGGCCCCCCAGATCATCAGTTATATAACAGTGTCAGTTAGGTGTCAACTAACAGTGTGTATGTGCAGGGTGATCACAGGGTTAGTaacagggtagtgtgtagtgtgcagtgtgcagggtgtagtgtgcagggtgtagtgtgtagggtgtcagttatataacagacccTCATCAGGTATATGCAGGGTCATAGTGTGCAGACCCCTCATCAGGTGTCAGTGTGCAGGTGTGTCAGGGTATAGTGTCATCAGTTGTGTAACAGATACTTGAAGTCTATATAGCAGGTTcagtagggtgtagtgtgtagtgtgtagggtgtcagtgtgtagggtgtagtgtgtagtgtgtagtgtgtagtgtgtagggtgtagtgtgtagtggaaCCCCCCTcatcagtgtagtgtgtagtggtgtagtgtgtagtgtgtagtggtgtagggtgtagtgtgtagggtgtaacagggtgtagtgtgtagggtgtacgGTGTCTCCAGGGTGTAGTGTGTCAGTTAGTGTTGTAGGGTGTAGTgtgcagggtgtagtgtgtagtgtgtagtgtgcagggtgtagtgtgtagggtgtagtgttgtaggagtgtagtgtgtagggtgtagtgagtgtgtagtggtgtagtgtgtagggtgtagtgttagGGGGTCACCGTGTGTAGGAAGTAGGGGTCAGTAGTGTAGGGTTCACCAAGTAGGTTGATACAGGGTTAGTGTCAAGTGTGTAATTCACCGTGTTGATAGTCCATATAGCAGCGTTCTGTAGGGTACAGTGgtagtggttagtgtgtagtggttagggtgtagtgtgtagggtgtagtgtgggTGTAGTGTGCAGGGTGTAGTgtgcagggtgtagtgtgtagtgtgcagggtgtagtgtgtagtgtgtaattcACCATGGTGATAGGTATAGCAGTTctgcagggtgtagtggtgtagtgtgtagtaggtgtagggtgtagtgtagtggttagggtgtagtgtgtagggtgtaggttAGGGTGTAGTGTGCAGGGtcactgtagtgtgtagggtgtagggttagggtgtagtgtgtagtggtgtagggtgtagtggttagggtgtagtgtgtagtgtgtagtgtgtagtaggtGTAGGGTGTAGTAGAGTgtagggtgtagtggtgtagtgtgtagttcaccatgttgtgtagtgtgtagtgtgtgcagtgtgtgtagtgtgtagggtgtagtgtgtagggtgtagtgtgtagtgtgcagggtgtagtgtgcagggtgtagtgtgtagggtagtgtgtagtgtgtagggtgtagtgtgtagggtgtagtgtgtagggtgtagtgttagggtgtagggtgtagtgtgtagggtgtagtgtgcagggtgtagtgtgtagggtgtagggtgtagtgtgtagggtgtagtgtgtagtggttagtgtgtagtaGGGTGTAAttcagtgtgtgtagtgtttagggtgtagtggttagggtgtagtggttagggtgtagtgtgtagggtgtagtggtgtagggtgtagtggtagggtgtagtgtgtagtgtgtagtgtgtagggtgtaggtgtgtagggtgtagtggttagggtgtagtgtgtagggtgtagtgtgtagtgtgtaattcACCGTGTTGTAGTGTGAAGGGTGTAGCAGCGTTCTGCAGTCTGTCTAGTGTGTAGGGTTAGTGTGTCAGAGGTGTGCTTCAGTGGTGTAGGCCTGTAACACACAGGTTAGGTGAGGCCTGTGACAGTGTGAGGCCTGAGGTGTAGGGTGAGGCCTGAAACACAGGGAGTAGTGAGGGCTGAAACACACAGAGTGTGTAGTGTGAGTGAGGCCTGAAACACACAGTAGAGCACGCTGTAGTGaggcctgaaacacacagagtGCAGGGTGTAGAGTGAGGTGAAACACACAGTGTAGTGAGACGTGTAGAGGTGTACAGAGAGGTTAGTGAGGCCTGAAACACAGTGAGAGGTGTAGTGTGCAGGGTGTAGTGAGGCCTGAAAcacagggtgtagtgtgtagtgtgtaattcAGTGTTGAAACTTGAAGTCTAGATAGCAGCGTTCTgagggaaacacacagagagggtgTAGTGGTTAGTGAGGCCTGAAACACAGTGTGTAGAGTGTACGCTGAGTGAGGCCTGAAACACAGAGTGACGCCGAGTGAGGCCTGGGTGTAGTGACGTTAGGGTGTAGTGAGGCCTGAAACACAGAGTGTAGTGGTGAGgcctgtagtgtgtagtgtgtagtgtgaggcctgaaacacagagagagacgctgAGTGAGGCCTACACAGAGTGCCGAGTGAGGCCTGAAACACACAGTGCTGAGTGAGGTGTGAGGCCTGAAACACAGTGTAGACGCCGAGTGCAGTGAggcctgaaacacagagagacgccgtgtgaggcctgaaacacacagagagcacGGTGAGTGaggcctgaaacacacagagagagacgcagagtgaggcctgaaacacagagagagtagggtgaggcctgaaacacagagagacacgccGAGTGAGgcctgaacacacagagagacgcagGGTGAGTGAGGCCtgaaacacacaggagagacgccgagtgaggcctgaaacacacagagacacgccgagtgaggcctgaaacacagagagacgctgagtgaggcctgaaacacacagagacacgccgagtgaggcctgaaacacacagagacacgccgagtgaggcctgaaacacacgggagagagaccgagtgaggcctgaaacacacagagagaccagccGAGTGAGGCCTgaaaaacacacagagacacgcagagtgaggcctgaaacacacagagacacgccagagtgaggcctgaaacacacagagagacacgccgagtgaggcctgaaacacacagagagacacgccGAGTGAGCCTGAGGCCTGAGACACGCCGAGTGaggcctgaaacacacagagagagacgccgagtgaggcctgaaacacacagagagacacgccgagtgaggcctgaaacacacagagagacacgccgagtgaggcctgaaacacacagagagacacgccgagtgaggcctgaaacacacagagagagacgccgagtgaggcctgaaacacacagagagacacgccgagtgaggcctgaaacacacagagagacgccgagtgaggcctgaaacacacagagagacacgccgagtgaggcctgaaacacacagagagacacgccgagtgaggcctgaaacacacagagagacgccgagtgaggcctgaaacacacagagaaacacgccgagtgaggcctgaaacacacagagagagagagacgccgagtgaggcctgaaacacagagagacacgccgagtgaggcctgaaacacacagagagagacgccgagtgaggcctgaaacacacagagagagacgccgagtgaggcctgaaacacagagagacgccgagtgaggcctgaaacacacagagagagacgccgagtgaggcctgaaacacacagagagacgccgagtgaggcctgaaacacacagagagacgccgAGTGAGGcctgaaaacacagagagacgccgagtgaggcctgaaacacacagagagacgccgagtgaggcctgaaacacacagagagacgccgAGTGAGGcctgaaaacacagagagagacgccgagtgaggcctgaaacacacagagagagacgccgagtgaggcctgaaacacacagagagagacgccgagtgaggcctgaaacacagagagacgccgagtgaggcctgaaacacagagagacgccgagtgaggcctgaaacacacagagagacacgccGAGTgagacctgaaacacacagaaagagaTGCCGAGGGaggcctgaaacacacagagagacactgagtgaggcctgaaacacacagagagacactgagtgaggcctgaaacacacagagagagaccgagtgaggcctgaaacacacggagagagaccgattgaggcctgaaacacacagagagacacgccGAGCGAGGCCTGAAACACACGCCGAGCAaggcctgaaacacacagagagagacacgccgagtgaggcctgaaacacacagagagacacgccgagtgaggcctgaaacacacagagagacacgccGAGTGAGAGACACGCCGAGTGAGGcctgaaaacacacagagagagacgccgagtgaggcctgaaacacacagagagagacgccgagtgaggcctgaaacacacagagagagagacgccgagtgaggcctgaaacacacagagagagagagacgccgagTGAGgcctgaacacacagagagagagacgccgagtgaggcctgaaacacacagagagagagacgccgagtgaggcctgaaacacacagagagagagagacgccgagtgaggcctgaaacacacagagagagagagacgccgagtgaggcctgaaacacacagagagacgccgAGTGAGGcctgaaaacacagagagacgccgagtgaggcctgaaacacacagagagagacgccgagtgaggcctgaaacacacagagagagagacgccgagTGAGGCCTGAGGCCGAGTGAggcctgaaacacagagagagacgccgagtgaggcctgaaacacagagagagacgccgagtgaggcctgaaacacacagagagagagagacgccgagtgaggcctgaaacacacagagacagacgccGAGCGAACCTTGCGTGTGATTGCGTAGTGCCCCTTCATGGCGTTGAGGCTCCATTTGATGTCCTGACAGGAAATCATCCTGAAGTCTCCCATCAAGAGGTCAGCTGCCTGCATCGCCGCCTCAGAACCCACCTGACCTAACGACCCGTAGTCAAACAGGTCCTCtgcagactacagagagagagagagagagacagggctaaCACTAGGGACAGGGCGtttcaacagagagacaggactaacACTAGGGACAGGGCGtttcaacagagagacaggactaacACTAGGGACAGGGCGtttcaacagagagacaggactaacACTAGGGACAGGGCGtttcaacagagagacaggactaacAACACTAGGGACTAGGGATGGGGGCGTTTAGAGAGACAGGACTAACACTAGGGAGAGACAGGACTAacactagggatggggggggggctAGGGATTTAGAGAGACAGGACTAACACTAGGGATGGGGGGCGTTTAGAGAGACAGGACTAACACTAGGGATGGGGGCGTTTAGAGAGACAGGACTAACACTAGGGATGGGGGCGTTTAGAGAGACAGGACTAACACTAGGGATGGGGGGCGTTTAGAGAGACAGGACTAacactagggatgggggggggcgtttagggagagagacaggactaacactagggatgggggggggCGTTTAGAGAGACAGGACTAACACTagggatggggatagagagacaggactaACACTAGGGATGGGGGGCGTTTAGAGAGACAGGACTAACACTAGGGACACTAGGGATGGGGGCGTTTAGAGAGACAGGACTAacactagggatggggggggAGACAGGACTAACACTAGGGATGGGGGCGTTTAGAGAGACAGGACTAACACTAGGGATGGGGGGGACAGGactttagggagagacaggacTAACACTAGGGATGGGGGGCGTTTCAAATCATTTAACTAGTCCAATAGGG harbors:
- the LOC121844066 gene encoding E3 ubiquitin-protein ligase RNF216-like, producing the protein MYFLEKNRRGCRTYGAALDPSLQREISFYQQKAKEHAEHEDFLLALQVNEEEYEKDGQLIECGCCCGDFAFEKMTQCSDGHLFCKECLVKYAEEAVFGSGQSSLSCMEAGCPCSFPVCELEKVLPDTVLCKYYERQAEEAVAATCADELVRCPSCNFPALLDKGVSLFSCPNPRCRKESCRKCRVQWKEHAGKSCDQVMERDEIRMRVAFEERMTAARVRKCVKCGTGLVLGAYWGPN